The following proteins are co-located in the Prionailurus viverrinus isolate Anna chromosome A1, UM_Priviv_1.0, whole genome shotgun sequence genome:
- the SERP2 gene encoding stress-associated endoplasmic reticulum protein 2 isoform X4, translated as MVAKQRIRMANEKHSKNITQRGNVAKTLRPQEEKYPVGPWLLALFVFVVCGSGPRS; from the exons ATGGTGGCCAAACAGCGGATCCGGATGGCCAACGAGAAGCACAGCAAAAACATCACCCAGAGGGGGAACGTAGCCAAAACCCTG AGGCCGCAAGAAGAGAAATACCCTGTGGGACCATGGCTGTTGgcactgtttgtttttgttgtctgtgGCTCAG
- the SERP2 gene encoding stress-associated endoplasmic reticulum protein 2 isoform X5, which translates to MVAKQRIRMANEKHSKNITQRGNVAKTLRPQEEKYPVGPWLLALFVFVVCGSDGIK; encoded by the exons ATGGTGGCCAAACAGCGGATCCGGATGGCCAACGAGAAGCACAGCAAAAACATCACCCAGAGGGGGAACGTAGCCAAAACCCTG AGGCCGCAAGAAGAGAAATACCCTGTGGGACCATGGCTGTTGgcactgtttgtttttgttgtctgtgGCTCAG